A single genomic interval of Spirosoma linguale DSM 74 harbors:
- a CDS encoding glycerophosphoryl diester phosphodiesterase (PFAM: glycerophosphoryl diester phosphodiesterase~KEGG: cak:Caul_1971 glycerophosphoryl diester phosphodiesterase), translating into MKHRRVFSVIRKQYAWLSVGLVAIALSACSPKTYTKIPAGKAYDFFSYKPNQVAKISAHRGGGDLKGYPENCIESFDYLAKKLPVIIECDIDLTKDSVMVMMHDATLDRTTTGTGKLIDRNYAELSQYRLEDNQGNVTPYKIPTLEEVLRWGKNKVTFTLDVKRNVSFAKVVDMIHKTGASDYVAVITYNAQDAAKLNKLDPSLMISVTIRNRAEYDRLRELGVPDNRMVAFVGVKEPDADLYKFLHEKGIACILGTLGNLDKQAAAKGDQVYKKFVENGADIMSTDRPLEIAKVLY; encoded by the coding sequence TCCCCAAAAACATACACAAAAATTCCGGCTGGAAAAGCCTATGATTTCTTTAGTTACAAGCCTAATCAGGTAGCAAAAATCTCCGCACACCGGGGCGGGGGCGACCTGAAAGGTTATCCCGAAAACTGTATTGAGTCGTTCGACTATCTGGCGAAGAAACTGCCGGTCATCATAGAATGCGACATTGATCTGACCAAAGACAGCGTCATGGTGATGATGCACGACGCTACCCTCGACCGGACGACTACGGGTACCGGCAAACTTATTGACCGAAACTATGCCGAACTCAGTCAGTACCGGCTGGAGGACAATCAGGGTAATGTGACCCCCTATAAAATTCCGACACTGGAAGAGGTTCTGCGCTGGGGTAAAAACAAAGTGACGTTTACGCTCGATGTGAAACGCAATGTGTCGTTCGCCAAAGTGGTCGACATGATTCACAAAACCGGTGCCAGCGATTATGTAGCCGTTATTACCTACAACGCTCAGGATGCGGCTAAACTCAATAAACTCGATCCTAGTCTGATGATTTCGGTAACCATCCGTAACCGCGCCGAATATGACCGGCTGCGCGAACTGGGAGTTCCCGACAATCGGATGGTGGCTTTCGTGGGCGTCAAAGAACCCGATGCTGACCTGTATAAATTTCTCCACGAGAAGGGCATTGCCTGTATTTTGGGCACGCTGGGTAACCTCGACAAACAGGCAGCCGCCAAAGGTGATCAGGTGTACAAAAAATTTGTCGAAAACGGCGCCGATATCATGTCGACCGACCGGCCGCTGGAAATAGCGAAGGTGTTGTACTAG